A region of the Peredibacter starrii genome:
CTCCAGACTCATGGTGAACTCAAATTTTGGGGTCAAACATGAAACGTATTTTGCTTGGAATTGTTATCATTTCGGTAATGGCAATAGTGTCTTACAAATTATTAGGAACTCCTCAAAAGGCCATTGTCACAAATCCGATCCAAAAAGAAGTCCTGAAAACATCTCCGCGCCTTTCCCTGAAAGATGTGCGCTACTCTGTTTCTAAAACTGAGAAGAAGAAAATATCTTTTCCCATGGAGTGCTACTCACCCCTGGCCGATCTAAGTTCTATGACGATTGCTGAGTACAATGGGATCGCTCAGAGTAAGAAAAGTTTCGAAGATTTCTTTGGCAAAGATTGCACTGATTTGTTGAAGGACAACGCCACCTTCGATTCGTTACTAAAGACATCAGGTTGTAACTTCTCAACTGATAAAAATGGTGCCTGCATTTCTTTAATGCTGATGTTGAAGGCAAACTTTATGGCCGAACTGACTGACAACAAAAGGCCAGAAGAAATGACTTCTGAAGAACTTGCTTCTCATCTAGTACGCATGTTCTTTTCGATGGATAAATTAAAACCAGAAAGTTTTGTGTCGAATCTCAAAATTGCCGATCTTCTTTATTCAAAACACATGAATGACCCTGAGATCATCGAGGCCTACTTGGGCTATTTGATGATTGGTCAAAAGATCACAGGTGTACAATCCGTGAGAGAAAGAATTGATACAATCCTGGCCGAATCTGAAGGCAATTCATTTAAGGTTGATCGCCTATTGGTCATTAAAGAGGCCTTGGCAGAAAATCTGGCCGGGGCCCGTGAAGTCCTTGATGGTTTACAGAGTAAGTATCCCCAAGAGCCAGATCTTCACTATTACTATGCCGCCTATCACTGGAAAACGGGTAATCGAGAACTCGCACTTGCGTCACTTGATCGGGCCATTGCATTTGGGACAAATTGCAGGGAATGCCGGCCTTCAATGTATGAAGAAACCAAAAGAAAGCTCGTGAGTGCTAAAGATAAGGACGATCAACTTTTCTCAATCTCTATAGGATTGAACTTCGATAATCTATAGATCAGGAAACAATCATGAATGCACTTAAAGAGTTTCTTGAAGGTATTGTTTCAGACAAGGCATCATCCCGAACAGTTGTCGGTATTACTGCCTTGATCAACTTAGTGGGCTCTTTGATTTTGATTTATGGATTAATCAATAAACCCTTTTATGAAACAGTTCTTCAGATCCGTATTGTTCATGTTCTCATCACATCGGTTGTTTTAATCCTTTTATTGAAAATCAAGGATGGATGGAATTCTTATCTCGGGGCCATCTCCTATCTCATTTTATACACACCTATATTTTTCACTGGATGGTATAATCATGTGGCAATCGTTGAGGCCCAAATTTTGAGCAAGCCTTATGGTGGATTTCCTGTCGTGTTTATGATGCTCGCTGTTCTGGTACCATACTCTTATTTACTAAATTCGATTTTATTGGCCCTATTTTCCATTGAAACAGTCATCATCTGGTATGCCATGGATTTAGGTTCAAAACCTTTCATTGCCGGCAATGGCGAGCCCTTTTATATCGTGGTCTTCGCGTTTGTTTGTTTCTGCCTACTTTTTCTTCGTTTTCGCATCGATACCAAGGTTCACAAGCTTATGGAGCAAAAGGCACGGTCTGAATTCGTTGAAAACCTGGCGCGCACTTTCCTAAGCATGCGCGATAGGAACAATACTCCGCTGCAGTCTTTGTTAATTCTAAGTAGCTCCTTAAAAAATGATAAACCTATGACCCAGGAACAAATCGACGCATTCAAAAGATCTGTCATGACCCTGATCAGCTCAAATAAAAACTTGGTTCGGTATGAGACTAAGATACAATGGGGAAAACGTGATCTTATGACTGACTCTGAAATTGAGACCTGGTTAAGTAAGATAGAAGATGAAGTTGAAAAGGACAAAAAATGAAATGGATTTTAATTCTTGCCATGGTTGCGGCATGTAGTACAAAGGTAAAAGAAGAAAAGAGGCCCGAGGTGACTAAGGTCATGTCTCCCATTCAGGATGCCGCTTTCTATGACCTAGAAGGCACTTATTCTCTTCCACATGGGAAAAACTGTGAAATTACCTGGAGTATCACTCGTAAAAAAGAAAAGGTTAAAAAGAACATTCTGCTGAGACTTTATCAGAATGAATGTAAAGATAGCTTCACCAAGCTACTTCCTACTCATCGGGCGATCTTAACTAAATTATTCGCGGACTTTCCGGCAGACTCTGTTGTCGGTGTGAGTACTGGCGGTTTTGAGGCGATTAATCCAACCGGTGAATGGAACCTTGATATTGCCAAGGCCTCTTATAATTTTAAATCAAGACGTTCTACAAATTCTCAATTTGTCGACTTTGCTAAACAAACCAATTCTTATCAACCGTTCAAAGATCTATTCAAAGGCTTCGGAATAAATCTCGAACTTGATAAAGTTGAGAAGGTCTTTTTCATGAAAGTTAAAGAAACCAAATTTAAAGATCAGTTTGGTCCTTCACTTCAGAATCAGAATGTAATGACGGACGCTGGTATGATCTGGTGGAAACAATAAAATACCAGCCTCTCACGGCCACTGGAATAATGAACACATCAAACGGGATCCGGAAACGGATCTCGCTCTTGAAAATGTAAACACAAAGAAATAACGATAGAATGGGCAGGACCCAAATCAAAAATTCCTGACCTTTTTTAGCTCGATAAAGATATAAAGCGTATCCAGCAAGACCCGGTAAAACAAAACACGCAAAAACTAGTTCATAAAGTCTAATAAGCCCACGGAACGGTAGTTCACTGGCGGGCCAGAGATAGTTTCCTAAAAACAAAAAGAAAATACCTTCTACCGATTGAATCAACACCAGTGGATTCTCTTTAATACATTTAAACCCCTCATTCATGAAGTAACTAGAGTTATTAAAACTTTCGGGCCAGCGTTTTTCGGTTTTCATGCCGAGTTGGTAATACAGAGGTGAGATCCAAAGAATGCCGCGGTTATCGATGTTTCTTTTACTTGGGCATTTCCCTTCTACAAAGTTTAATCCGCCCGCGGTGGGAGTGAGATGAAATTTTCCAACCTTGTTATATGAGAAGGCGCCGTGTAGCAGAAGACCTGCTCCTACAATGAGCGAGATTGCAAAAATTCCTTTGAATGCCTTTATCTTATAGAAATAGAAAAGACCTAAAA
Encoded here:
- a CDS encoding ArnT family glycosyltransferase, translated to MPRNKNVIVLLVVGMVLRMAYVLWVYSPAQFVVSDVANYVRIAGMIGRGEWNDFHFFQPIGFPYLIYFLETFFGEWATPLSIIQAITSTITLFIIWKISYQTWSEKVAKVSLLIGTLHVPWIVYNGYGLSESLFTFGLSLLLYFGYRLVNDQSNGLKWGYYWGMTFLLSFLIKGNHAFYGPLFLLGLFYFYKIKAFKGIFAISLIVGAGLLLHGAFSYNKVGKFHLTPTAGGLNFVEGKCPSKRNIDNRGILWISPLYYQLGMKTEKRWPESFNNSSYFMNEGFKCIKENPLVLIQSVEGIFFLFLGNYLWPASELPFRGLIRLYELVFACFVLPGLAGYALYLYRAKKGQEFLIWVLPILSLFLCVYIFKSEIRFRIPFDVFIIPVAVRGWYFIVSTRSYQRPSLHSDSEVKDQTDL
- a CDS encoding tetratricopeptide repeat protein, which encodes MKRILLGIVIISVMAIVSYKLLGTPQKAIVTNPIQKEVLKTSPRLSLKDVRYSVSKTEKKKISFPMECYSPLADLSSMTIAEYNGIAQSKKSFEDFFGKDCTDLLKDNATFDSLLKTSGCNFSTDKNGACISLMLMLKANFMAELTDNKRPEEMTSEELASHLVRMFFSMDKLKPESFVSNLKIADLLYSKHMNDPEIIEAYLGYLMIGQKITGVQSVRERIDTILAESEGNSFKVDRLLVIKEALAENLAGAREVLDGLQSKYPQEPDLHYYYAAYHWKTGNRELALASLDRAIAFGTNCRECRPSMYEETKRKLVSAKDKDDQLFSISIGLNFDNL